A window of the Streptomyces sp. NBC_00250 genome harbors these coding sequences:
- a CDS encoding protein kinase domain-containing protein, with translation MTTQPLATGDPLRLGPYRLLGVLGEGGMGKVYVGRDGDGAPAAVKVLRPELAHDQHLAQRFVREADMARAVTSGGVARVLGAQTEGGRPWIAAEFLAGPTLDEAVRAYGPMDVPAVRALAAHLARTLHDIHAAGLVHRDLKPANIVLTSTGPRIIDFGIARPEHGLTLTTTGQIPVTPGYGAPEQVLGQRVGPASDVFSLGAVLAYAASGRRTFDGAHVSAVQYEVVHGTPDLSLVPPELQELIGPCLAKDPAYRPLPPQVAEAFAPPKGADRAWRKGPLAEDIKRRETATKRLTAPADTVAPSSSPSRRRFLTGAAVGVAVLGTAGGAGAWWLNREKGQSKSPTADVPPAVATPEAAFVSAIDTQQGQVPKPLWGPLDVTAPGGELPLPVRDVVIVQAKMGGLLALSVKDGKERWRAKDVDADAGFVSVADRLVVGVDKEGGLKAFVASTGAPVWQTGSDVDDLLAADDTHVYLVTKDNELRALNAWTLATTWSRPMTSPRSHNGPAKAAVGRKRLVIHGRDGYVAALYTENGETDWYIKGQGTDGQAPAVGENNIAYLGGHSLMARRLDRGDFLWEDEALGAEPGEPGFGSPAVDGEHVIAVAEYGVYRLGTMPQFHSPDSKWSKILDGFGRSADPITPPAVQGTTVWVHGLEDRVEVIHKVSGDLLFTTQMEGAGSYQLAGGGNRVFISRAGQIAAMPVYGV, from the coding sequence GTGACCACGCAGCCCCTCGCCACCGGCGACCCGCTCCGGCTCGGCCCGTACCGTCTGCTCGGCGTCCTCGGCGAGGGCGGCATGGGCAAGGTGTACGTCGGCCGGGACGGTGACGGGGCCCCCGCCGCCGTCAAGGTCCTGCGGCCCGAGCTCGCCCACGACCAGCACCTCGCCCAGCGCTTCGTACGCGAGGCCGACATGGCGCGGGCCGTCACCAGCGGCGGCGTGGCCCGGGTCCTCGGCGCGCAGACCGAGGGCGGGCGGCCGTGGATCGCCGCCGAGTTCCTCGCCGGTCCGACGCTCGACGAGGCCGTCCGCGCGTACGGGCCGATGGACGTGCCGGCGGTCCGCGCCCTCGCCGCCCACCTCGCCCGCACCCTGCACGACATCCACGCGGCCGGTCTCGTCCACCGCGACCTCAAGCCCGCGAACATCGTGCTCACCTCCACCGGCCCCCGGATCATCGACTTCGGCATCGCGCGCCCCGAGCACGGACTCACGCTCACGACGACGGGCCAGATCCCGGTCACGCCCGGGTACGGGGCTCCCGAGCAGGTCCTGGGACAGCGGGTCGGACCGGCCTCGGACGTCTTCTCTCTCGGCGCGGTCCTCGCGTACGCGGCGAGCGGCCGGCGGACCTTCGACGGCGCCCACGTGTCGGCCGTCCAGTACGAGGTCGTGCACGGCACCCCGGACCTGAGCCTGGTGCCGCCGGAGCTCCAGGAGCTGATCGGGCCGTGCCTGGCGAAGGACCCGGCGTACCGCCCGCTGCCCCCGCAGGTCGCGGAGGCCTTCGCCCCGCCCAAGGGCGCCGACCGCGCCTGGCGCAAGGGCCCGCTCGCCGAGGACATCAAGCGCCGTGAGACCGCCACGAAGCGCCTGACGGCACCCGCGGACACCGTCGCACCCTCCTCCTCGCCGTCCCGCCGCCGCTTCCTCACCGGCGCGGCCGTGGGCGTGGCGGTCCTGGGCACGGCCGGCGGGGCGGGCGCGTGGTGGCTGAACCGCGAGAAGGGGCAGTCGAAGTCACCGACCGCCGATGTGCCGCCGGCCGTGGCAACCCCGGAAGCGGCGTTCGTCTCGGCCATCGACACCCAGCAGGGCCAGGTCCCGAAGCCCCTGTGGGGACCGCTCGACGTGACGGCGCCCGGGGGAGAACTCCCCTTGCCGGTACGGGACGTGGTGATCGTGCAGGCGAAGATGGGCGGTCTGCTCGCCCTCTCCGTCAAGGACGGGAAGGAGCGGTGGCGGGCCAAGGACGTCGACGCCGACGCCGGTTTCGTCTCGGTCGCCGACCGGCTTGTGGTGGGTGTCGACAAGGAGGGCGGCCTGAAGGCCTTCGTCGCCTCCACCGGCGCCCCCGTCTGGCAGACCGGCAGCGATGTCGACGACCTCCTCGCCGCCGACGACACCCATGTCTACCTGGTGACGAAGGACAACGAACTCCGCGCGCTCAATGCCTGGACCCTCGCGACGACATGGTCCCGCCCGATGACCTCGCCCCGCTCCCACAACGGTCCGGCGAAGGCCGCCGTGGGAAGGAAGCGGCTCGTGATCCACGGCAGGGACGGCTATGTCGCCGCGCTCTACACGGAGAACGGCGAGACGGACTGGTACATCAAGGGCCAGGGCACCGACGGCCAGGCCCCCGCGGTCGGCGAGAACAACATCGCCTACCTGGGCGGTCACAGCCTCATGGCCCGCCGCCTCGACCGCGGCGACTTCCTGTGGGAGGACGAAGCCCTGGGCGCGGAGCCCGGGGAACCGGGCTTCGGCTCCCCGGCCGTGGACGGGGAACACGTGATCGCGGTGGCGGAGTACGGCGTCTACCGCCTCGGCACCATGCCGCAATTCCACTCGCCGGACTCGAAGTGGTCCAAAATCCTGGACGGCTTCGGCCGCTCCGCCGATCCCATCACCCCTCCGGCAGTGCAGGGAACGACGGTCTGGGTCCACGGCCTTGAGGACCGCGTCGAGGTCATCCACAAGGTGTCGGGCGACCTCCTCTTCACGACGCAGATGGAGGGCGCGGGCTCCTACCAGCTGGCGGGCGGCGGTAACCGCGTCTTCATCTCCCGCGCGGGCCAGATCGCGGCGATGCCGGTGTACGGGGTGTAG
- a CDS encoding serine/threonine protein kinase: MEQSRTQQESARQESARRIGPYRLITRLDPPHSALPCRRFVARSEDGEHTVLLSAPLPGTDPARFAVEAGAARHLLGPWIAPVTGVAGPGEAPWYASPYVPALPLPVALAVHGGPLPETTVRAVGAALAEALGAAHGQGLTHAGVSPAAVLLTADGPRLTCFGAVRAASADGERRTGLPGLDPGALAPEQASGGRPRPPGDVFALGAVLAYAATGHTVPERDELPPALRPVLASCLARDPADRPTAAALMTALAPPSTHGTVLNSAGSLLAPGWLPGRVVAALARQSSELLAAELPAPARV, translated from the coding sequence GTGGAACAGTCGCGCACACAGCAGGAATCCGCGCGGCAGGAATCGGCGCGACGGATCGGACCGTACCGGCTGATCACCCGCCTCGATCCGCCCCACTCCGCCCTGCCCTGCCGCCGGTTCGTGGCCCGCAGCGAGGACGGCGAGCACACCGTGCTGCTCAGCGCCCCGCTGCCCGGCACCGATCCCGCCCGGTTCGCCGTGGAGGCCGGCGCCGCCCGTCACCTCCTCGGACCCTGGATCGCTCCGGTGACGGGCGTGGCCGGCCCCGGCGAGGCCCCCTGGTACGCGAGCCCCTACGTCCCGGCGCTCCCGCTCCCCGTCGCCCTCGCCGTCCACGGCGGTCCGCTGCCCGAGACCACCGTCCGGGCCGTCGGCGCCGCCCTCGCCGAGGCGCTGGGCGCCGCGCACGGCCAGGGCCTCACCCACGCCGGGGTCTCCCCCGCCGCCGTCCTGCTCACCGCGGACGGCCCCCGGCTGACCTGCTTCGGCGCGGTACGGGCCGCCTCGGCCGACGGCGAGCGGCGCACCGGCCTGCCCGGCCTCGACCCGGGCGCCCTCGCACCCGAGCAGGCCTCGGGAGGCCGGCCGCGTCCGCCGGGTGACGTCTTCGCGCTCGGCGCCGTCCTCGCGTACGCCGCCACCGGGCACACCGTGCCCGAGCGGGACGAACTCCCGCCCGCCCTGCGCCCGGTGCTCGCCTCCTGTCTGGCCCGCGACCCGGCCGACCGGCCCACGGCCGCCGCCCTGATGACCGCCCTCGCCCCGCCCTCGACGCACGGCACGGTCCTGAACTCGGCCGGTTCCCTCCTCGCCCCGGGCTGGCTGCCGGGCCGGGTGGTCGCCGCACTGGCCCGCCAGTCCTCGGAACTCCTCGCCGCGGAACTCCCCGCGCCGGCCCGGGTCTGA
- a CDS encoding protein kinase domain-containing protein, with protein MLSPLTHDDPAAVATYRLLARLGSGGMGTVYLARTPGGRTVALKTVHARLATDPAFRARFRLETDAARIIGARHGAAVVDADPLAETPWLATEYVLGPPLDDAVALGGPLPEPTVRALGAALAGALAQLHSSDVVHRDLKPSNVLVTAYGPKIIDFGIARAAGDDHLTRTGAAAGTPAFMSPEQASGQEHPPAGDVFALAGVLVFAATGHGPFGTGSAADLLYRVRYADPDLTGVPEALLPLLTACLSKDPAARPTTGVLVDHLHDGHGEFADHLPPLLLTDIARRATDIWLHAPRRLPAPAESAVAETVASTPLSRRRLFSLGGGALLGVTAAGGGLWAWLGSEDTPQATGGTPTPTGPTAVPAPTAADGSPKALWQGSTLDREQRTVQLLAGDAVGFAETVSFRALNPENGLELWSDALDPFQIVSDGTNFYASAGTYEGPGALKIRTLAPATGKEAAKLIVLKGFDGTNSGTALLAASGGMLFAASRRGKKEIDSDANEKGWHLIAVNLRAGKEAWRQAYEWDGVRPWISKVVGDRLILGKNSGDLKYFVVQARELNTGRLLWQRRIALKESQSFRPGELAVDERHVYIGGNRLRALRLTDGKSAWEHGSGSTFFGLPAVARGIVYAQESRTSPGLVALGADKGTPYWTERPADRELTPSYFTVPVVGDKYVYAPVRGGLSAIDVTTHRSAWVFATEATRYVVDKERTRIIGAGATSVVAIPFA; from the coding sequence ATGCTGTCGCCCCTGACCCACGACGACCCGGCCGCCGTCGCCACGTACCGTCTCCTCGCCCGCCTCGGCTCCGGCGGCATGGGCACGGTCTATCTGGCGCGCACCCCCGGCGGGCGTACCGTCGCGCTGAAGACCGTGCACGCGCGGCTCGCCACCGACCCCGCGTTCCGTGCCCGTTTCCGTCTGGAGACGGACGCGGCGCGGATCATCGGCGCCCGGCACGGTGCGGCCGTCGTCGACGCCGACCCGTTGGCCGAGACGCCGTGGCTGGCCACCGAGTACGTCCTCGGCCCGCCGCTCGACGACGCCGTGGCGCTCGGCGGCCCGCTCCCCGAGCCGACCGTCCGCGCCCTCGGTGCCGCGCTCGCCGGGGCGCTCGCCCAGCTGCACTCCTCGGACGTGGTCCACCGCGACCTCAAGCCCTCGAACGTCCTCGTCACCGCCTACGGCCCGAAGATCATCGACTTCGGTATCGCCCGCGCGGCCGGCGACGACCACCTCACGCGTACGGGAGCGGCGGCCGGCACACCCGCCTTCATGTCGCCGGAACAGGCGAGCGGCCAGGAACACCCGCCCGCGGGCGACGTGTTCGCGCTCGCCGGCGTCCTCGTCTTCGCCGCCACCGGCCACGGCCCCTTCGGTACGGGCTCCGCCGCCGACCTCCTCTACCGCGTCCGCTACGCCGACCCCGACCTCACCGGCGTACCGGAAGCACTGCTCCCGCTCCTGACGGCCTGCCTGTCCAAGGACCCGGCGGCCCGCCCCACGACCGGCGTCCTGGTCGACCACCTCCACGACGGCCACGGCGAGTTCGCCGACCACCTCCCGCCGCTGCTCCTCACCGACATCGCCCGCCGCGCGACCGACATCTGGCTGCACGCCCCCCGCCGCCTGCCCGCCCCGGCGGAGTCGGCGGTGGCGGAGACCGTGGCGAGCACGCCGCTCTCGCGGCGACGGCTGTTCTCCCTGGGCGGCGGAGCCCTGCTCGGTGTCACGGCGGCGGGCGGAGGCCTCTGGGCGTGGCTGGGGTCGGAGGACACCCCGCAGGCCACCGGCGGCACCCCCACCCCCACGGGTCCCACCGCCGTCCCTGCCCCGACTGCGGCCGACGGATCGCCGAAGGCGCTGTGGCAGGGGTCGACCCTCGATCGCGAGCAGCGGACGGTGCAGCTGCTCGCGGGCGATGCCGTCGGCTTCGCCGAGACCGTCTCCTTCCGGGCCCTCAACCCGGAGAACGGCCTCGAACTCTGGTCCGATGCCCTGGATCCGTTCCAGATCGTCAGCGACGGCACGAACTTCTACGCGTCGGCCGGCACCTACGAAGGTCCGGGTGCCCTGAAGATCCGTACGCTCGCCCCCGCTACCGGCAAGGAGGCGGCCAAGCTGATCGTCCTCAAGGGCTTCGACGGCACGAACTCGGGCACCGCACTCCTCGCCGCCTCCGGCGGAATGCTCTTCGCCGCCTCCCGGCGCGGCAAGAAGGAGATCGATTCGGACGCGAACGAGAAGGGCTGGCACCTGATCGCCGTCAACCTCCGGGCGGGCAAGGAGGCATGGCGCCAGGCGTACGAGTGGGACGGCGTCCGCCCCTGGATCTCCAAGGTCGTCGGCGACCGGCTGATCCTCGGCAAGAACAGCGGCGACCTCAAATACTTCGTCGTCCAGGCGCGGGAGCTGAACACCGGCCGCCTGCTCTGGCAGCGCCGCATCGCCCTGAAGGAATCCCAGAGCTTCCGGCCCGGCGAGCTCGCGGTCGACGAGCGGCACGTGTACATCGGTGGCAACCGGCTCCGCGCCCTGCGCCTCACGGACGGCAAGAGCGCCTGGGAGCACGGCTCCGGGTCCACGTTCTTCGGTCTGCCGGCCGTCGCACGCGGCATCGTCTACGCGCAGGAGTCCAGGACCTCCCCGGGGCTCGTGGCCCTCGGGGCCGACAAGGGAACGCCGTACTGGACGGAGCGGCCCGCGGACCGCGAGCTGACCCCCTCCTACTTCACCGTCCCCGTGGTCGGGGACAAGTACGTGTACGCCCCGGTGCGGGGCGGGCTGAGCGCGATCGACGTGACGACCCACAGATCGGCCTGGGTGTTCGCCACCGAGGCCACCCGGTACGTCGTCGACAAGGAACGGACCCGGATCATCGGGGCGGGGGCGACGTCCGTCGTGGCCATCCCCTTCGCCTGA